The Sulfitobacter donghicola DSW-25 = KCTC 12864 = JCM 14565 genome has a segment encoding these proteins:
- the queA gene encoding tRNA preQ1(34) S-adenosylmethionine ribosyltransferase-isomerase QueA yields the protein MKLSDFDFDLPEELIAVRPAQPRSSARLLVAQADAIHDQHVSDLVSWLRAGDRLVLNDTRVIPARLTGARHRETGQGPVSAKIEATLLEPQADAGVWSALVKPLKKLKQGEEIVFSPELSATFEGIDQGLAYLRFNLTGEDFDTALDAAGAMPLPPYIAAKRPADSQDKTDYQTVWAKTAGAVAAPTASLHFDAALLQQLRDLGVSFTYVTLHVGAGTFLPVKVDDISDHKMHAEWGQVSAQAAQEIAQTKAEGGRVIPVGTTALRLIETAGRQGEIAPWEGDTDIFITPGFQFNVADALMTNFHLPKSTLMMLVSALMGQETIRNIYAHAVKTGYRFFSYGDASLLLPARKSD from the coding sequence ATGAAGCTAAGTGATTTTGATTTTGACCTCCCCGAAGAGCTGATCGCAGTGCGCCCCGCGCAGCCGCGCAGCTCGGCCCGTCTATTGGTTGCGCAAGCAGACGCGATCCATGATCAACATGTGTCCGATCTGGTCAGTTGGCTGCGCGCGGGCGATCGGCTGGTGCTGAATGATACGCGCGTTATTCCGGCGCGCCTCACCGGAGCCCGCCATCGCGAAACAGGGCAGGGGCCGGTCTCGGCCAAAATCGAGGCAACCCTGCTGGAGCCACAGGCCGATGCGGGGGTGTGGTCTGCTTTGGTCAAACCGCTAAAGAAGCTGAAACAGGGCGAAGAGATCGTTTTTTCGCCAGAGCTAAGCGCGACTTTTGAAGGGATCGATCAGGGGCTTGCCTATCTGCGGTTTAACCTAACGGGTGAAGATTTTGACACTGCGCTAGACGCGGCAGGGGCGATGCCTTTGCCGCCCTATATCGCGGCCAAACGGCCTGCGGATAGCCAAGATAAAACAGACTATCAAACCGTCTGGGCAAAAACGGCAGGGGCCGTGGCCGCACCAACGGCATCGCTGCATTTTGACGCCGCGCTATTGCAACAGCTGCGCGATTTGGGCGTGTCCTTTACCTATGTGACCCTTCATGTGGGCGCGGGGACGTTCCTGCCAGTTAAGGTTGATGATATTTCAGATCACAAGATGCATGCCGAATGGGGGCAGGTCAGCGCGCAAGCCGCCCAAGAGATCGCCCAGACCAAGGCCGAAGGCGGGCGCGTGATCCCCGTTGGCACAACGGCCCTGCGTTTGATCGAAACCGCAGGACGCCAAGGCGAAATCGCCCCATGGGAAGGGGATACAGATATCTTCATCACACCGGGGTTCCAGTTTAACGTGGCGGATGCGCTGATGACGAATTTCCATTTGCCAAAGTCGACGTTGATGATGCTGGTGTCTGCCCTGATGGGCCAAGAAACCATTCGCAACATCTATGCCCATGCGGTGAAAACCGGTTATCGTTTTTTCTCATACGGTGACGCATCCTTGTTACTTCCTGCGCGTAAAAGCGACTAA
- a CDS encoding MFS transporter, with protein sequence MIQVLSSAWALLFGMCLLMVGNGMQGTLMGIRGDIEGFDTFMMSIIMSAYFVGFLGGSRLAPKMIRRVGHVRVFAALASAISAVMIIYPTFPNVVVWTLGRILIGFCFSAVYVTAESWLNNAADNSNRGKALSLYMIVQTFGIVASQALLLTAEPDGFILFIIPSILVSLAITPILLSITPTPAFETTKPMSLRELMNFSPLGCVGMFLLGGIFSAQFGMSSVYGSEAGLSVPQISTFVATFFIGAVVLQYPIGWISDRMDRRYLIIIVSIIGVVGSFMGMFLGSVFWLLLVSAFVVGGMSNPLYSLLMAHTNDFLEHDDMVAASGGLIFINGLGAILGPMITGWIMGTSLGPGGFYLFTAVLFGGIILYAGYRSTVRSALPAEDTGSYVPMPPTATTVAVEIAQEYAIETEIEEEEAALAEEEALAQEAETAEEPANAP encoded by the coding sequence ATGATTCAGGTCCTCTCCAGCGCTTGGGCGCTTTTGTTTGGCATGTGCCTTTTGATGGTCGGGAACGGCATGCAGGGCACATTGATGGGTATTCGGGGTGACATCGAAGGGTTTGATACCTTTATGATGTCTATTATTATGTCTGCTTATTTTGTCGGGTTTCTGGGCGGCTCTCGCCTTGCCCCTAAAATGATCCGGCGCGTGGGCCACGTGCGGGTTTTTGCCGCCCTTGCATCGGCGATTTCTGCGGTGATGATCATCTATCCGACTTTCCCGAACGTCGTTGTTTGGACCTTGGGCAGGATATTGATCGGCTTTTGCTTTTCAGCCGTTTATGTGACGGCGGAAAGCTGGTTGAACAACGCGGCAGATAACTCGAACCGCGGCAAAGCTCTGTCTCTTTATATGATCGTGCAGACCTTTGGTATTGTGGCCTCACAGGCGCTTTTGCTGACGGCTGAACCTGATGGTTTTATCCTGTTTATCATTCCATCCATCTTGGTGAGCCTTGCAATCACCCCTATTTTGCTCAGCATCACGCCGACACCTGCTTTTGAAACCACCAAACCGATGAGCCTGCGCGAGCTGATGAATTTTTCGCCGCTCGGTTGTGTAGGCATGTTTCTATTGGGGGGGATTTTCTCGGCTCAGTTTGGGATGTCATCGGTTTATGGCTCAGAGGCGGGCCTGAGCGTTCCCCAGATTTCCACATTCGTGGCGACCTTCTTTATCGGGGCGGTGGTTCTGCAATATCCGATCGGGTGGATTTCCGACCGTATGGACAGACGATACCTGATTATCATTGTTTCGATCATCGGTGTTGTCGGATCGTTCATGGGCATGTTTCTGGGCAGCGTGTTTTGGTTGCTGCTTGTGTCGGCGTTTGTCGTCGGGGGCATGTCCAACCCGTTGTATTCCTTGCTGATGGCGCACACGAACGACTTTCTTGAGCATGACGACATGGTCGCGGCTTCGGGGGGGCTGATCTTTATCAACGGGCTTGGCGCGATTTTGGGGCCGATGATCACAGGGTGGATCATGGGGACGTCATTAGGGCCAGGGGGGTTCTATTTGTTTACGGCGGTTCTTTTTGGCGGGATCATCCTTTATGCGGGCTATCGCTCGACTGTTCGCTCGGCTTTGCCTGCCGAAGACACGGGATCTTATGTTCCGATGCCCCCAACAGCCACGACTGTTGCTGTTGAGATCGCGCAGGAATACGCAATCGAGACTGAAATCGAAGAGGAAGAAGCCGCTTTGGCTGAGGAAGAAGCCCTTGCTCAGGAGGCCGAGACCGCTGAGGAGCCAGCAAATGCACCCTGA
- a CDS encoding DUF924 family protein: MVGPDKVLEFWLDRVGPKGWYNSDAALDAEIRETFLSTWEASREGKLDHWLSYPSGVLAYLIVTDQLSRNMFRDSGDAFATDAAALAIAKRAICKGWDMKIDEPTRQFFYLPLMHSENLCDQDRCIRLMVERLPETGQSNLLHAQAHREVIRQFGRFPYRNAALGRLETRAEKNYAAQGGYGFTLRQLQMDLAA; this comes from the coding sequence ATGGTTGGTCCCGATAAGGTACTAGAGTTTTGGTTAGACCGTGTAGGGCCAAAGGGGTGGTATAACTCTGATGCGGCTTTGGACGCGGAAATCCGTGAGACGTTTCTGTCCACATGGGAGGCAAGCCGGGAGGGCAAGCTGGACCATTGGCTGAGCTACCCATCCGGTGTATTGGCGTATTTGATCGTGACCGATCAGCTGTCGCGCAACATGTTCCGCGATAGCGGCGATGCATTTGCGACCGACGCGGCCGCCCTTGCGATCGCTAAACGCGCGATCTGTAAAGGCTGGGACATGAAGATCGACGAGCCGACGCGCCAGTTCTTTTATCTGCCGTTGATGCATTCAGAGAACCTGTGTGATCAGGATCGTTGCATCCGCCTGATGGTCGAGCGGCTGCCCGAAACGGGGCAGAGCAACCTGCTGCACGCGCAGGCCCACCGCGAGGTTATTCGCCAATTCGGCCGCTTTCCTTATCGCAATGCTGCGTTGGGACGGTTGGAGACGCGCGCAGAAAAAAACTATGCCGCGCAGGGCGGTTACGGGTTTACGTTGCGCCAGCTGCAAATGGATTTGGCAGCTTAA
- the lpdA gene encoding dihydrolipoyl dehydrogenase, which yields MADSSFDLIVIGAGPGGYVAAIRGAQLGMKVCIVERENLGGICLNWGCIPTKALLRSSEVFHLMHRAKEFGLKADGIDYDLDAVVKRSRKVAGQLSGGIGHLMKKNKVTVVMGEATIAAKGKVSVKTDKGTDTLSAKNIIVATGARARELPGLEADGKQVWTYRHALQPPHMPKKLLVIGSGAIGIEFASFYNTLGADTTVVEVMDRVLPVEDEEISTFAKKAFEKQGMKIMQKAMVKKLDRAAGKVTAHIEVGGKVETHEFDTVISAVGIVGNVEGLGLEAAGVKIDRTHVVTDEYCRTGVDGLYAIGDIAGAPWLAHKASHEGVMVAELIAGKHAHPVKPESIAGCTYCHPQVASVGYSEAKAKELGYEVKVGRFPFIGNGKAIALGEESGLIKTVFDAKTGELLGAHMIGAEVTELIQGYVVGRQLETTEEDLMNTVFPHPTLSEMMHESVLDAYGKVIHM from the coding sequence ATGGCTGATTCATCCTTTGATCTAATTGTGATTGGTGCAGGGCCGGGCGGCTATGTCGCCGCGATCCGTGGTGCACAGCTGGGGATGAAGGTCTGTATTGTCGAACGTGAAAACCTCGGCGGGATCTGCCTCAACTGGGGCTGTATCCCGACAAAAGCGCTGCTGCGCTCTTCCGAGGTGTTCCACCTGATGCACCGCGCGAAAGAATTCGGCCTAAAGGCTGACGGGATCGACTATGATCTGGACGCGGTTGTGAAACGCTCGCGCAAAGTGGCGGGGCAGCTCTCGGGCGGGATCGGCCACCTGATGAAAAAGAACAAAGTAACGGTCGTCATGGGCGAGGCCACGATTGCCGCAAAAGGTAAGGTCAGCGTCAAGACGGACAAGGGCACAGACACGCTCAGCGCGAAAAACATCATCGTCGCAACCGGCGCGCGCGCACGCGAGCTTCCAGGCCTTGAGGCGGATGGCAAACAGGTCTGGACCTATCGCCACGCGTTGCAGCCCCCCCACATGCCGAAAAAGCTGCTGGTCATCGGATCGGGCGCGATTGGCATTGAATTCGCCAGCTTTTATAACACGCTGGGTGCCGACACGACTGTTGTCGAAGTGATGGACCGCGTGCTGCCGGTAGAGGATGAAGAGATTTCAACCTTCGCCAAGAAAGCATTCGAAAAACAGGGCATGAAGATCATGCAAAAGGCGATGGTCAAAAAGCTGGACCGCGCCGCAGGGAAGGTCACCGCGCATATCGAAGTGGGTGGCAAGGTGGAAACCCATGAATTTGACACCGTGATCAGTGCTGTCGGCATTGTCGGCAATGTTGAAGGGCTTGGCCTAGAGGCTGCTGGTGTCAAAATTGACCGCACCCATGTTGTCACCGATGAATATTGCCGCACAGGTGTTGACGGGCTTTATGCCATTGGCGACATCGCGGGCGCGCCTTGGCTGGCCCATAAGGCCTCTCATGAGGGCGTGATGGTTGCCGAACTCATCGCTGGTAAACATGCCCACCCCGTCAAACCCGAAAGCATCGCAGGCTGCACCTATTGCCACCCGCAAGTGGCATCGGTCGGCTATAGCGAGGCAAAAGCCAAAGAGTTGGGGTATGAGGTAAAGGTCGGGCGCTTCCCGTTTATCGGTAACGGCAAGGCGATTGCACTGGGCGAAGAAAGCGGGCTGATCAAAACCGTATTCGACGCCAAGACAGGCGAATTGCTGGGCGCTCATATGATCGGTGCCGAAGTGACCGAGCTGATCCAAGGTTATGTGGTGGGGCGCCAGCTGGAAACCACCGAAGAAGACCTGATGAACACGGTCTTCCCGCACCCGACCTTGTCCGAGATGATGCATGAGTCCGTTTTGGACGCCTATGGCAAAGTCATCCACATGTAA
- a CDS encoding class I SAM-dependent methyltransferase, producing MVSLNRVVMGPASRKMIQELKPQRLKVAEISGHYGQQFAFKSYTQFRYPEYDICAGPYLDPVSGKPRKFDLILANQVWEHLDRPYTATRHVRQMLKKGGKFWVAVPFYVPFHAAPMDNSRWSARGLKNFLIECGFEEHLVQSYQWGNRHVAQRNLEEVWPPEYVEGVDDIENDPEMPICAWAMAERS from the coding sequence ATGGTAAGCCTGAATCGCGTTGTTATGGGTCCTGCGTCGCGCAAGATGATCCAAGAGCTCAAGCCTCAACGCTTGAAAGTAGCTGAGATATCAGGCCACTACGGCCAGCAGTTTGCCTTCAAAAGCTATACGCAGTTCCGTTATCCCGAATATGATATTTGCGCCGGACCCTACCTTGATCCTGTATCGGGCAAGCCGCGCAAATTTGATCTGATCCTCGCGAACCAAGTGTGGGAGCATCTGGACCGCCCCTATACTGCAACCCGCCATGTGCGCCAGATGCTGAAAAAGGGCGGCAAGTTCTGGGTGGCAGTGCCGTTTTATGTGCCGTTTCACGCCGCGCCGATGGATAATTCGCGTTGGTCTGCGCGGGGGTTAAAGAATTTCTTGATCGAATGCGGGTTTGAGGAGCATTTGGTCCAGTCGTATCAATGGGGCAACCGCCACGTCGCGCAGCGCAACCTCGAAGAGGTTTGGCCGCCGGAATACGTTGAAGGCGTTGACGACATAGAAAACGATCCCGAGATGCCGATTTGCGCATGGGCCATGGCTGAACGCAGCTAA